The Arvicola amphibius chromosome 11, mArvAmp1.2, whole genome shotgun sequence genome has a segment encoding these proteins:
- the Kcnmb3 gene encoding LOW QUALITY PROTEIN: calcium-activated potassium channel subunit beta-3 (The sequence of the model RefSeq protein was modified relative to this genomic sequence to represent the inferred CDS: deleted 1 base in 1 codon), translating into MQPFSIPVQITLQGGRRRQGRPALAASSRSDGDPLKVHPKLPSSAGEDRATLLGIAMMASSVPMFFLLGTTVLKPFLLSSNREEFKRNHRPTPRIAEDWLDFTFTCEGSCQDQGGYPCLQVFVNLTHSGQKVLLHYDDEAVRSNPKCFYTPKCHRDRNDLLNSARDIKEFFDHRNGTFTCFYSPDGQMGVVLRKSGHKVVFHCLLWPLLTLLGGALIVGLVRLTQHLSLRCDQYSNGG; encoded by the exons GCCAGCACTTGCAGCTTCCAGCAGAAGCGATGGAGACCCGCTGAAGGTGCACCCGAAACTTCCATCAAGCGCGGGAGAGGACCGTGCCACGCTGCTGGGCATTGCCATGATGGCCTCCTCTGTGCCGATGTTCTTCCTGTTGGGGACCACGGTGTTGAAGCCTTTCTTGCTCAG CTCTAACAGAGAGGAGTTCAAACGCAACCACCGTCCAACACCGCGCATTGCAGAGGACTGGCTGGACTTCACCTTTACCTGTGAGGGCAGCTGCCAGGACCAGGGTGGGTATCCCTGTCTGCAGGTGTTCGTAAATCTCACCCACTCAGGCCAGAAAGTGCTTCTCCACTACGACGACGAGGCCGTCAGAAGCAACCCCAAG tGCTTTTACACGCCCAAGTGTCACCGAGACAGGAACGATCTGCTCAACAGTGCC CGGGACATCAAGGAATTCTTCGATCACAGAAATGGAACTTTCACTTGCTTCTACAGTCCCGACGGCCAGATGGGAGTTGTCCTGAGGAAGTCCGGCCACAAGGTTGTTTTTCATTGCTTGCTTTGGCCTTTACTGACTTTGCTGGGTGGGGCCCTGATTGTTGGCTTGGTGAGGCTGACACAGCATCTCTCTCTTCGGTGTGACCAGTACAGCAACGGTGGCTGA